The Leptospira kmetyi serovar Malaysia str. Bejo-Iso9 genome includes a window with the following:
- a CDS encoding heme oxygenase (biliverdin-producing) — protein MNLATILREGTSEEHKAAESSAFIRCFMKGVLEKGTYARHLEAFYFVYEAMEEELERNADNAVLKSIHFPGLYRKNALLEDLQFFYGSWNPADHKPTAATQTYLERIRKISKSHPELLAAHSYVRYLGDLSGGQILKKVAARALSLPEGKGISFYEFPAIEDINGFKQNYRSALDSLPVNEEQKQAILSESKQVFLLNQGIFSELEQDLISAIGKEAYDAVLGKG, from the coding sequence ATGAATTTAGCAACCATCCTTCGGGAAGGAACGTCCGAAGAACACAAAGCTGCCGAAAGTTCCGCCTTCATCCGTTGTTTTATGAAGGGAGTTTTAGAAAAAGGGACCTACGCAAGACATCTGGAAGCATTCTACTTTGTTTACGAGGCAATGGAAGAAGAATTGGAACGCAACGCGGACAACGCGGTTCTGAAATCGATTCACTTTCCGGGACTTTATCGTAAGAACGCACTTTTAGAGGACCTTCAATTCTTTTACGGAAGTTGGAACCCGGCCGATCACAAACCGACTGCGGCGACACAAACCTACTTGGAAAGAATCCGTAAAATTTCAAAATCGCATCCGGAACTTTTAGCGGCTCATTCTTACGTTCGTTATTTGGGAGATCTTTCCGGCGGACAAATCTTGAAAAAGGTCGCCGCAAGAGCTCTCTCCTTGCCGGAAGGAAAAGGAATTTCTTTCTACGAATTTCCGGCCATCGAGGACATCAACGGGTTCAAACAGAATTATCGTTCGGCTCTGGATTCTCTTCCGGTAAACGAAGAACAAAAACAGGCCATCCTCTCGGAGTCCAAACAAGTCTTTCTATTGAATCAGGGAATTTTTTCCGAACTGGAACAGGACTTAATCTCCGCGATCGGTAAGGAAGCCTACGATGCGGTTCTCGGAAAAGGCTGA
- a CDS encoding MFS transporter, protein MRFSEKADLKKSAYFLPAAVFLAMLPVTMIVPVFKEIVKDRFQSGNGEVAWFLSVAMLGSFFFSPIAGFLSDYFGTRKKIIILFCGIDAMFLSLLPYAENLPTLLFLRFLEGGAHVFVIGLLLASVADVEHGESKRKFGNGALMGLSGMLLSLGGAVGVSLGFLGRQDPTLPFKIGSGILLFLAFVVYRFVPEEKFTNSKKHSWKESGILFLTHPLLLFPLAFQFLDRFTSGYFMSSLNLRLREEFSLNPSETGRMLSLVFLPMALLSYPAIRLSKKTGKYFPVAIGSLIYGISLSFSGLFQSVAWIGVSLLFCGLGAGLMFATSLRLASSLCTRENNGLVMAGLTGFGSLGFFLGPISSVGLDRISASTASVFGSSLTAVVFGLAQILIVLVSVPFYKILNKKET, encoded by the coding sequence ATGCGGTTCTCGGAAAAGGCTGATTTGAAAAAATCGGCTTACTTCTTACCGGCGGCCGTCTTCTTGGCGATGCTTCCGGTAACGATGATCGTACCGGTATTTAAGGAAATCGTAAAGGACAGATTTCAATCGGGCAACGGAGAAGTTGCCTGGTTTCTGAGCGTGGCGATGCTCGGATCTTTTTTCTTTTCACCGATTGCCGGTTTTCTTTCGGATTATTTCGGAACCCGCAAAAAGATCATCATACTTTTCTGCGGAATTGACGCTATGTTTTTGAGTCTTCTTCCTTACGCAGAGAATCTTCCCACGTTGTTGTTCTTACGATTTTTGGAAGGAGGAGCGCACGTATTCGTAATCGGTTTGCTTTTGGCTTCCGTCGCGGACGTAGAACACGGAGAATCCAAACGTAAATTCGGAAACGGAGCCTTGATGGGTTTGTCCGGAATGCTTCTTTCCTTGGGAGGAGCGGTCGGAGTTTCTCTCGGCTTTTTAGGAAGACAGGATCCCACTCTTCCGTTTAAGATCGGTTCCGGAATTCTTCTTTTTCTTGCGTTCGTTGTGTATCGATTCGTGCCGGAAGAAAAGTTCACCAACTCAAAAAAACATTCTTGGAAAGAATCCGGAATTTTATTCTTAACACATCCGCTTCTTTTATTCCCGCTTGCGTTTCAGTTTTTGGATCGTTTCACTTCGGGTTACTTTATGAGTTCTCTCAATCTTCGTCTCAGGGAAGAATTCTCCCTCAACCCTTCCGAAACGGGAAGAATGTTGTCTCTCGTCTTTTTACCGATGGCTCTTTTGTCTTATCCGGCGATTCGTCTTTCCAAAAAAACGGGAAAGTATTTTCCGGTTGCGATCGGTTCTTTGATCTACGGAATTTCCTTGAGTTTTTCCGGTTTGTTTCAATCGGTCGCGTGGATCGGCGTTTCTCTTTTGTTTTGCGGATTGGGCGCGGGTTTGATGTTTGCGACTTCTTTGCGACTCGCCTCTTCTCTTTGTACAAGGGAGAATAACGGACTCGTGATGGCGGGTTTGACCGGTTTCGGTTCTTTGGGATTTTTTTTAGGTCCGATTTCTTCCGTGGGTCTGGATCGAATTTCCGCGTCCACGGCTTCGGTCTTCGGTTCTTCCCTGACCGCGGTCGTATTCGGACTCGCTCAGATTTTGATCGTGCTCGTGAGCGTTCCCTTTTACAAAATCTTAAACAAAAAAGAAACGTAA
- a CDS encoding TonB-dependent receptor plug domain-containing protein, whose protein sequence is MYFSLYRSFQLKTIQILFLILFCVPIQAQEEKTKTEIKTGGNESPNTNTTKDNNTITDPPKKENGNGPNQNQNGSNIQTGSSTNAQIGQTLAPEDSQIVVTGSRGERRLKDSTVATEVISRKKIEASGARNAAEVLETQLGIDVVPFFGGSRVRMLGLDSQYVLILIDGERISGRLNNAVDLSRFKVQNLERIEIVKGASSALYGADAIGGVINLITREADKKLSYEMRTTYGNGSRKNFNTEGEFNTTANMGFRNEMVSGAVSAGYNKNPGYRLVPDSQATTGNAYQDLNAGMNLTFNPDGKFKGKTRILYQHRDQNGVDVTQSKAVFDRNNKTHDFLATGSLEYGFGKRNLLSFRGNISKWENKYYNNQRGSDELDVKQLNAELTSQGTVQLDMEASDKHFITMGAESFANELESDRLQNRYVYRTRKAAFFQDEWTISRSPRIRVIPGVRYDDDSQFGNQTTPKLAARYDILQNLVWRASYGRGFRPPSFQELYLRFENPAVGYVVEGNPNLRPEKSITINSDLEYSPFSFLTFSFSLYRNDIINLIQYKFDSNKGREFAEFQLQNIAKAYTRGGEFGVQYRFLKHFTLELGYNHTDTRDETTNRPLEGRALHQASANFIYNSPSGFQFNLRGKHLDKRPFYSSTNNLSAAGQDYIPTEVKLNENPPVTYGKPFTIINIRMEQKFFDKHFGLFVGVDNVLNQYELAYNPTRPRFYYGGFSAQF, encoded by the coding sequence ATGTATTTTTCACTCTATCGATCCTTTCAACTCAAGACGATTCAGATTCTTTTCCTGATTCTTTTCTGCGTTCCGATCCAAGCGCAAGAGGAAAAGACAAAAACGGAAATCAAAACGGGCGGGAATGAATCGCCTAACACGAATACTACGAAAGATAACAACACGATCACGGATCCCCCAAAAAAGGAAAACGGAAACGGTCCGAACCAAAACCAAAACGGCTCCAACATACAAACCGGTTCCAGTACGAATGCGCAAATCGGTCAAACTCTCGCGCCCGAAGATTCCCAAATCGTAGTCACCGGTTCTCGCGGTGAAAGAAGACTCAAAGATTCCACGGTCGCGACCGAGGTCATCTCCCGAAAGAAAATCGAAGCGAGCGGTGCGAGAAACGCCGCGGAAGTTTTGGAAACCCAACTCGGAATCGACGTGGTTCCTTTTTTCGGAGGTTCCCGAGTTCGGATGTTGGGACTCGATTCTCAATATGTTTTGATTCTCATCGACGGGGAAAGAATTTCCGGTCGTCTGAACAACGCGGTGGATCTCAGCCGTTTTAAGGTTCAAAACCTGGAAAGAATCGAAATCGTAAAAGGCGCCTCATCGGCGTTATACGGAGCCGACGCGATCGGCGGCGTGATCAATCTCATCACAAGAGAAGCGGATAAAAAACTCAGCTACGAGATGAGAACCACATACGGAAACGGAAGCAGAAAGAACTTCAACACCGAGGGAGAATTCAACACCACCGCCAACATGGGATTTCGAAACGAAATGGTGAGCGGCGCGGTTTCCGCAGGTTACAATAAAAATCCGGGTTATAGACTCGTTCCGGATTCTCAAGCGACGACCGGTAACGCGTATCAGGATTTGAACGCGGGGATGAATCTAACCTTCAACCCCGACGGTAAGTTCAAGGGTAAGACGAGAATTCTCTATCAACACAGGGATCAAAACGGGGTCGACGTGACTCAGTCGAAGGCAGTGTTCGATCGAAACAACAAAACGCACGACTTTCTTGCGACCGGTTCCCTGGAATACGGTTTCGGAAAAAGAAACCTGCTCTCCTTTCGCGGAAATATTTCCAAATGGGAAAACAAGTATTACAACAATCAAAGGGGTTCGGACGAACTCGACGTAAAACAATTGAACGCGGAACTCACTTCTCAAGGAACCGTTCAGTTGGACATGGAAGCCTCGGATAAACACTTCATCACGATGGGTGCGGAATCTTTTGCGAACGAATTGGAATCCGATCGATTACAAAATCGTTATGTTTATAGAACCCGCAAAGCCGCTTTCTTTCAAGACGAATGGACGATTTCGCGTTCTCCTCGGATTCGAGTGATCCCGGGCGTTCGATACGACGACGATTCCCAGTTCGGAAATCAGACCACTCCCAAACTCGCGGCGCGTTATGATATCCTTCAAAACCTGGTTTGGAGAGCGAGTTACGGAAGAGGATTTCGTCCTCCGAGTTTTCAAGAATTGTATCTTCGTTTTGAAAATCCAGCCGTCGGTTACGTAGTCGAAGGAAATCCGAATCTAAGACCGGAAAAATCTATCACGATCAACTCCGATTTGGAATACAGTCCTTTCAGTTTTTTGACGTTCTCTTTCAGTCTATACAGAAACGATATCATCAATCTCATCCAGTATAAGTTCGATTCGAATAAAGGCAGAGAATTCGCGGAGTTCCAACTTCAAAACATCGCAAAGGCTTATACACGGGGCGGAGAATTCGGAGTTCAGTATCGATTCTTAAAACATTTCACTCTGGAACTCGGTTACAATCATACCGACACGAGGGACGAAACCACCAATCGTCCTTTGGAAGGAAGGGCTTTGCATCAAGCCTCCGCGAACTTCATCTACAATTCTCCTTCCGGGTTTCAGTTCAATCTTCGGGGAAAACATTTGGACAAAAGGCCGTTTTACAGTTCGACAAACAACCTTTCGGCGGCGGGACAGGATTATATTCCCACCGAAGTGAAGTTAAACGAAAATCCTCCGGTGACCTACGGAAAACCGTTTACGATCATCAACATAAGAATGGAACAAAAATTCTTCGATAAACATTTCGGTTTGTTCGTAGGCGTGGACAACGTGTTGAATCAATACGAGTTGGCTTACAATCCTACGAGACCGAGATTTTATTATGGCGGATTCTCCGCGCAGTTTTGA
- a CDS encoding HmuY family protein — MDSIPNFKPLWKRTWIGFGILFFLSCARQHPAIDEGELAFRQSILALQKQIEEANNSKILSTDPNGDGSFTTKVRAVSYDVWIKFSFANKAQVFAADSAGGWDVGFQRFKLQTNGGLTHPGGSGGACMTNPLLTDFNAASASTSSALGCTNAFFLPDTNVSEVAAGGVQTNYVGSDVLNKWFNYTLAFLQPNNKIFVIRSNTGNEYYLFQVTGYYSAEGTSAYPTVKWKQIPY; from the coding sequence ATGGATTCCATCCCGAACTTCAAACCGCTTTGGAAACGAACGTGGATTGGGTTCGGGATTTTATTCTTCTTATCCTGCGCGAGACAACATCCCGCGATCGACGAGGGAGAATTGGCGTTTCGACAATCCATTCTTGCGCTTCAAAAACAAATCGAAGAAGCGAACAATTCCAAAATTCTTTCCACGGACCCGAACGGGGACGGCTCCTTTACGACCAAGGTACGCGCGGTTTCGTATGACGTGTGGATCAAATTCAGTTTTGCAAACAAGGCTCAGGTTTTCGCCGCCGACAGCGCGGGCGGTTGGGATGTGGGTTTTCAAAGATTCAAACTACAGACGAACGGCGGTTTGACGCATCCCGGAGGTTCCGGCGGCGCTTGTATGACCAACCCGCTTCTCACCGATTTTAACGCCGCGTCCGCAAGTACTTCGTCGGCATTGGGTTGTACAAACGCATTCTTCTTGCCGGATACGAACGTTTCCGAAGTCGCCGCGGGCGGAGTTCAAACGAATTATGTGGGAAGCGACGTCCTCAACAAATGGTTCAATTATACGTTAGCTTTCCTGCAACCGAACAATAAGATTTTCGTAATACGTTCCAATACGGGAAACGAATACTATCTTTTTCAAGTTACGGGTTATTACAGCGCGGAAGGAACCTCGGCTTATCCCACCGTAAAATGGAAACAAATCCCTTACTAA
- a CDS encoding LIC20153 family lipoprotein: MRNIRKYAKTAVILGLILGLFLTCKKDEKEDIDPILLLAGLVSNYNCSATVGGRVSGLPAMTATTSVQTLVYGKVPFVNHSIAAVKVTGATNGLKIVFTGRNVADFDEGTAGNVNAPLVYNTSSCPLTDSAYDTTRSTYTTTSEGQYGSVASDGPYTYTLNATKGGDYYFVFYLASRTAEPPTTTFQLQ; the protein is encoded by the coding sequence ATGAGAAACATCCGAAAGTATGCAAAAACGGCAGTAATTCTGGGCCTAATCCTTGGTTTATTTTTAACCTGTAAAAAAGACGAAAAGGAAGATATCGATCCGATTCTGCTTTTGGCGGGTTTGGTTTCCAACTATAACTGTTCCGCAACCGTAGGCGGAAGAGTGTCAGGACTTCCCGCAATGACCGCGACAACTTCCGTGCAAACACTCGTTTACGGAAAAGTTCCGTTCGTGAATCACTCGATTGCCGCCGTAAAAGTTACCGGCGCGACCAATGGACTCAAGATAGTTTTTACCGGACGTAACGTTGCGGATTTCGACGAAGGAACCGCAGGAAACGTAAACGCTCCTCTGGTTTACAACACTTCTTCCTGTCCACTTACCGATTCGGCGTATGATACGACTCGTTCCACATACACGACCACAAGCGAAGGTCAATACGGTTCGGTTGCGAGTGACGGTCCTTATACATACACTTTGAACGCGACGAAGGGCGGAGATTATTACTTCGTGTTTTATCTTGCAAGCAGAACGGCCGAGCCTCCGACTACTACGTTCCAACTCCAATAA
- a CDS encoding leucine-rich repeat domain-containing protein: MNQNRSLPFRVWIVSAFALWIFSCSYLEKEPVSGGIPVYSKEGKILRYYPYQIRWIGFDESEFPDTARLVDFRNLVSLEILHPQFENLEELSSLKTIGFLNVNGTKVKNLSALNQLPALHSLYLNETAVDEKDLKQYSNVENLTKLGLYKTKIKDLSFIGFECKLRQLDIRNTEVSSLEPISICKNLLELRIGHTNVKEIRHIYEMKDLRYLEWSGLKLSKEELDWIRERLPYLKLVPMHTSSL; this comes from the coding sequence ATGAATCAGAATCGATCGCTTCCGTTTCGAGTTTGGATCGTCAGCGCGTTTGCACTTTGGATTTTTTCCTGTTCATATTTGGAAAAGGAACCGGTCTCGGGTGGCATTCCCGTTTATTCCAAAGAAGGAAAAATTCTCAGATACTATCCGTATCAAATTCGTTGGATCGGTTTTGACGAAAGCGAGTTTCCCGATACGGCGAGATTGGTCGACTTTCGCAATTTGGTTTCCTTGGAAATTCTGCATCCTCAGTTTGAGAATTTGGAGGAACTGAGTTCTCTCAAGACGATCGGCTTTTTAAACGTAAACGGAACCAAGGTGAAGAATCTTTCCGCTCTGAACCAACTCCCCGCGTTACACAGTCTTTATCTCAACGAGACCGCCGTGGACGAAAAGGATCTGAAACAATATTCCAATGTGGAGAATCTTACGAAACTCGGTCTGTATAAAACCAAGATCAAGGATCTTTCCTTTATCGGATTCGAATGTAAACTCAGACAACTCGATATACGAAACACCGAAGTTTCCAGTTTGGAGCCGATTTCGATTTGTAAGAATCTTTTGGAACTCAGAATCGGACATACGAACGTAAAGGAAATCCGTCATATCTACGAAATGAAGGATCTGCGTTATCTGGAATGGTCCGGATTAAAACTTTCCAAGGAAGAGTTGGACTGGATCCGCGAACGACTTCCCTATCTCAAGCTCGTTCCAATGCACACAAGTTCTTTATAA